A genomic region of Priestia aryabhattai contains the following coding sequences:
- a CDS encoding YndM family protein: MKHLKALFIKFVMSAAVLGIILTGIYNYDFSDSMLISLVLTVVTYALGDLLVYRNAADDSDYKKRNIVATISDLILSFLVIWIMGASLFGNTSTIIQGSVVSAIVIALGEWFFHKYLDKHVFNTDNYGHTDTTYNK; encoded by the coding sequence ATGAAACATTTGAAGGCTCTTTTTATAAAGTTCGTAATGAGCGCTGCTGTCTTAGGTATAATACTTACAGGTATTTATAATTATGATTTTAGTGACAGCATGCTAATCAGTTTAGTCCTCACAGTTGTCACTTATGCTCTCGGTGATTTGCTAGTATACCGAAATGCTGCTGATGACTCAGACTACAAAAAACGAAACATTGTCGCTACAATTTCTGATCTCATTTTGTCTTTTTTAGTAATTTGGATAATGGGGGCATCTCTTTTTGGAAATACCAGCACTATTATTCAGGGTTCTGTAGTATCGGCAATTGTTATAGCCCTCGGTGAATGGTTCTTCCATAAGTATCTAGATAAACACGTTTTTAATACTGATAATTATGGACATACCGATACGACATATAATAAATAA